In Erythrobacter sp. KY5, the DNA window CAGATCGCGCAGGAGGGCGTGGTGATGTTCTTCACCAACCATTCGCAAAACCTGACTGGTATTCAAGTGTGGTGGGATCTCGCCATGCTCGTGGTGATCGCTTTCTTCTTTATCGCACCGCGCGCTCGCGCCGTTGACATGAATCTGTGGCTCTGGGCGCTTCTCGTTCTGCCGACTGCTAGCATCGGACTTCTCGCCATGTGCGCGCGACTGTTCTATCTCGAACGCGCGCAGGCAGGCACGCCAACCGCCTGATCATAAATGCCTAACACGCTTGCAGGGGCCTGAGCGCTTGCCTAAGCGCTCAGCCTCATGAGCGAGGCCCAAGCACAGCCTGTCCAAAACGCACCAGAGTCGCTTCATCGCGCTCATGAAAGCGCGCCGGAGCATTCAGCCGATCCGTGGGGCTGGTGCCTTCTGATCCCTGCGATCTTCGCGCTGATCGCGGGCTTCAGGCTGACCACCCCTTCCGCACCCTATTTCGACGAGGTTCACTACCTTCCCGCCGCGCGCGAATTTCTCAACGCATGGGCGGGCGTGACCGGCGAGTATGTGAACCGCGAACATCCGCTGCTCGGCAAGGAGCTGATTGCGCTGGGCATGTATGTGTTTGGCGACAACCCGTTTGGCTGGCGGATCATGTCGCTCATCGCCGGGATCGTGGCCGTGGGCGCGAGCATGCGGGCGATGTGGCATACGAGCGAGGACCGGTTTGCAACCGTCGCTTTCGGCATCCTGCTGGTCACCGGCTTTCACCTGCTCATCCATGCGCGCATTGCGATGCTCGACATCTTCATGGCGGCATTTCTGTCTATCGCTGCATGGCAGTTTGCCGCCGCCATCCGTGAGCCGGAAACGGGCCGCCAGCGCCTGATCGTGACCGGCATTGCAATCGGCTGCGCGCTGGGAAGCAAATGGAACGCGGTGCCGCTGGCGATGGTGCCGGGCCTCACCTTCTTTGCAGCGCGTTTGTCTGCCGGCCGCCGCCGTTTGTTGACGAGCCGGCGGGGTGTGCCGGTACCGGGGATCAGCCTTGTCGAAGCGTTCGTCTGGCTCGGCATTCTGCCAATTGCGGTCTATGCACTCACCTTCATGCCGGGGCACTGGCTGGGCAGCGAGCTTCGCCCTTCGCCGCTCACGGAGCTTGGCCTGATCGGATTGCACGGCGATATGCTCGCTCTTCAACAGCAGGTGCTCGCGCCGCATTCCTATCAGAGCAACTGGCCGCAATGGGTGATGAACACGCGCGGTATCTGGTATCTTTACGAATTCGTCGACGAAGCGCAGCGCGGGGTGCTGTTGATCGGCAATCCGCTCACCATGCTGCTTGGCCTGCCCGCGATCGTGTGGTGCTTTGTCGCCGGGCTTTATCGCAGCGACTGGGCGAAGATCGCGATGGTCGTGGGTTACGGCGTCAGCCTCGGCCTGTGGCTGATCGCGCCCAAGCCGGTCCAGTTCTACTACCATTACGTGATGCCCAGCATGTTCCTGCTCGGCGCGCTCGCCCTGTCGCTCAGCGATGTGAGGCAGGCGGGCTGGAGCAGGTCCGCTTATGGTGTGATCGCGGCGAGCGTTGCCGTGTTCGCGGTGTTCTACAAGATCCTGACCGCCGCGCCTCTGGACGGCCCGATGAGCTTTGCCGACTGGACCTGGATCGCAGGCTGGAGGTAAGTTTTTTTGCGCACTCAGACGCCGGGCGCAGGCCATCCGGCCTGCTTGGCTCCGCAGCCGTCTAGGCTAAAACCGGCCCCACACGAAACGGCTGGATAGCGCATAGTTCCACACCGAACCGATCAGGATCCCCGCCAGCGCTGCGAGCGCCCAGAACAAGCCTTGCGATTGCAACAAAGTCGCCACCGCGACATTGGCAAACCCGCCGACCGCGCATGTCAGGCAAAAGCCCGCCCAACCCCGCAGAAACTCTCCCCAACCCTTCAACCGCCGGTCGCGATAGGTCAGCCAGTTGTTGAGCCAGAAGTTGAAGCTCATCGCGACAAGGACTGCGCCCAGTTGCGCCTTCCAGAAAGTCGCGGTCATGTGCGGGAAAAGCGTGGCGAGCACGGCGTAATGCACGATCACGCCGAGGCCCCCCACGGTGCCAAACAGCGCAAAGCGCGTGGGGATCACACGGCCCAGCGTCTTGTCATAGAGCCCTGCGAGAAAGTCGAAGGCAATGGCACGGTCGAGCTTGCTTTCACCTTCGCGGCGTTTGGCGAATTTCAGCGGGAATTCCTTCACTCTCATCGGCGCATCCGAGGTCGCAAGCAGGTCCAGCAAAATCTTGAAACCGATGCCCGACAATCGCGGCACGAGTGCGCGCGCAGTGGCGGTGGGGAGCATGAAATAGCCGCTCATCGGATCGGTCAGATCGACCCCGGTGATGCCTCGCGCAATGCGATTGGCGAAGGTTGACAGCCTCTCGCGCTCGGGCTGCTGCCAGTCGGCAGTGCTTGCCCCTTCGGCAAAACGGCTGGCGACGCAAATGTCAGCCTCGCCTGCTTTCAATGCCGCCAGCATCCCGGCAAGCAGCGCAGGGTCGTGCTGATGATCGGCGTCCATCACCGCCGCGAACGGTGCGGCAGTGGCGCAGAACCCCTCTATCGCCGCGCTTGCAAGGCCGCGCCTGCCGATACGCTGGATGACCCTTACGCGGTGGTCGCTGCGTGCGAGGTCGCGGCCTTCGTCGGCGGTGCCGTCCTTGCTGTCATCATCGACGATGAGGACTTCCCAGCCCCCGTCTCCAGCGACACTGTCAAGCGCCGCCTCGATGCGTTCGACCAGGGGCGCAAGGTTGCCGCGCTCGTTGAGCGTGGGAAGGATGATCGCAAGCTCAAGGCTCATTGCGCAAGTGCTGGCTAAAGCCGCTCCCTCACCGCGTCGCCAATGGCCTGCGTCCCGTGTTCGCCGCCCAGATCGCCGCCGAGAAAACCGTCGGAAAGCGCTTTTTCAACCGCCGCCTCAATGCGCGCCGCCTCGCCTTCAAGGCCGAAGGAATGGCGCAGCATCATCGCCGCTGAAAGGATGGTCGCCATCGGGTTGGCGATGCCCTTGCCCGCAATGTCGGGCGCGCTGCCGTGGATCGGTTCGTAGAGGCCGAATATGCCGTACTCGGTGCGGCGCTCGCCCATCGAGGCGCTGGCGAGCAGACCGATCGACCCGACCGCCGCGCTGGCCAGATCGGACAGGATATCGCCGAACAGGTTGCCGGTCAGGATCACGCCGAAGCTGCCCGGATTGCTGATGATCTGCATCGCGGCATTGTCGACATACATGTGGGCAAGCTCGATATCGGGATGAGCGCCCGCCGCCGCGTTGACCGTGTCGCGCCACACTTGGCTGGTTTCGAGCACGTTTGCCTTGTCGACGCTGGTCACACGGTATTTGTCATCGCCTGCGCGCGCCGTCCGGAACGCGACGCGAGCAATGCGGCTGACCTCGCTTTCGGAATAGGACATCATGTCCCACCCCTCGCGCGTGCCGTCGATAGCCACGCGTTCGCCCTTGTCGCCGAAATATACGTCGCCGGTGAGTTCGCGCACGATCATCATGTCAAGCTGACCCGCGATCTCCGGCTTCAGGGGAGAGAGGTGCTCCAGCCCCTCGTAAACCTTGGCCGGGCGCAGATTGGCGAACAGGTCCAGCTCCTTGCGAAGCCCTAGGATCGCCTGTTCCGGCCGCAGATGCCGGTCGAGCCTGTCGCAATCGGGATCGCCGACAGCGCCGAACAGCACGGCATCGCAGGACTTGGCAATCGTCAGCGTTTCGGGCGGGAGCGGATGGCCGTGGCGTTTGTAGGCGATACCGCCGACGTCGCCTTCGAACAGGGTCAGGCCCGGCAGGTTCACTGCCTCAAGCACTTTCACCGCCTCGCGGGTAACTTCGGGGCCGATACCGTCGCCCGGCAGAATTGCGATCTTCATAACCTCGCCCTCACTCGATCATGCGCTTCAGGCGCTCCCCCAGCGCATTCCTGGCGGCCATAACATCGCGGGGGTTTCCCGCAAGAAGGTAGTCGCGGATGGGGCGATGAAGCTGGCGGAAGGCTTCGAACTGGGTATCCAGATCGGCGGCCATATCGGGCTTCTCGCCGCCATAGCCAAGCTCGCGCAGCAGCATCGCCTCGAACGCCACCATCGCGGCGAGCCAGCCGCGCGCGCTGGGCGCATGGCAGATCGCCTCCAGCAGCGCTTCGAGCGCGGAATAGAGCGAAGGGTATGGATTGCGCTCGGCCAGTGTCGATGCGGTCAGGGCACAGGCCCATCCGATCGCCGCCGCAGGAAGCGGCTCGGTCATCCACGCCGCGCGGCTGGTCGAAAGCTCAATCCGCGCAAATGGCAGCTGGTTGTCCGACTTTGATCGGATCTCCGCTTCAACAGAATTGCCGGGAATGACCACGGGGCGCAGCTGCCGCCCTCGCCCACCGGCGACATAGGCGGCGACGAGGCCGTGTTCCTCAGTCATCAGCCGGGCAATAACCGCCGTCTCCCCATGCGCACGCGCTGCGACGAGGATCGCGGGGACGGAGATGTTCAAATCACGTAACCCTATTCGGCCTCGGCCAGACCCAGCTGCTCTTCGATGAATTCCGCCTGCTTGCGATAGTAGAACAGCTGGTTCGACAGTTTGCGCCAGCCGTGCCCTTCGTCGGGAATGCGCACGAAGGGTGCCTCGACGCCGTTCTCGCGAAGGGTCTTCACCATCACCTCGGTTTCGTAGATGTCGATGCGCGGGTCCATCACGCCGTGCGAATAGAGCACCGGCACGCGTATCTGGTCGGCTTTGCGGATCGGTGAGTTGACGCGGTAGAACTCGCGCCAGCGGTCTTCGGTGATGTCGCCATATTCGATCCGGTCAGACGCCTTGAGCGCGGGCGAAGCGACCTCTAGCGCGGTGATCCAGTCGGCGACACCGAACAGCGACACCCCTGCAGCAAATTCGCCCGGATATTCGGCCAGCACGGCGTTCACGGCATAGCCGCCGTATGATCCGCCCATCACCGCAGCTCGACCACCGTCAATCAGGCCATCGGCGGCAAGCGCATTCTTGAGGTCGACAAGGTCGCTGATCGAGTTCAAGCGGTTCTCCCGGTCGTCGAGCGTCGCATAGGTGCGCCCAAGTCCGGTGCTGCCGCGCACATTAGGCTCGAACACCGCAACGCCTCTTGCGACGTGGTACTGCGCAATCGGGTCGAAGCTTGCCTGCGACTGGCCCGAGGGTCCGCCGTGAACGGAGAAGACCACCGGCGGCGCGTCGTCGCCCGTACCGGCTCCTTCGGGAAGATAAAGCAGGCCCTGCAATTCCACCCCATCGCGTGCAGGATAGCGCACGACCTGCGGGCGGATGAGGCGTTCGGGATCAAGGCCGGCATAGTTTGCAGCGAACAATTTTTCGGCGGTGCCCGCGACCGGGTTCGTCATCCACAATTCGCCGGGCGTTTGCCAACCGCTGACGCGGATCAGCAAGTCGCCCTCTGCCTCGCAATCGAGCGCATAGGTGCCTTCGGGCATTTCGGGCATAGCGATGGGGCGCTTCTCCACCACCTGCCAGCCGCGAAGGCGGTCAAAGCCGTCATCATTCTCGGTCCAGTAGAGGGTGGAGCCACCCCCGCCTGCGCCGCACAGTTCAAGGTTCTCGACATCGCGGTCCGATCCGAAGACCATCTCGAAACTGCCGCTTTCGACATCGTAGAAGGAGAGCGCGCCATATTCGCGGCCAAGATTGGTCGAGAAATAGAAGCCGCGCGAATTGGGCCACCATTCGAACCCGCCCAGTGTATGGCTTGCGCGGTCTTCAACCGGAGGTTTGGAGATTGTGGTCATCTCCTTTGTCTCGAGATCGAGGAGGTAGAGATTGTCCGCATCCTCGCCCACCGCTTCGGTCACGATGGCGTATTTGCCATCCGGCGAGATCGAGCGTGCGGCAAGGCCAAGCTCGCTTTCGACCAGCAATTCGGACGCGCCGTCCATGGTGCCGCGATAGATGTCGAAGACCCCTGCCCCGCGCGCGGTCGAGGCGTAGATAAAACTGCCATCCTCGGCAAAGCCGCCAAAAATGCGAAAGTCGCCGCGCGCTGCGGGCAGGATTTCGGTTTCGCTCATCCCGTCGGGCGTGAGGACGAAATAGCCGGGCTGTTCATTGCCGTCGCGGTCTGCGGAATAGAACAGGGCTGACCCGTCCGGTGTCCATACGGGTGCGCCCACTCCGGTCTCGAACGTCACCTGCCGCGGCACGCCGCCGCTTGCGGGCATGACCCAAAGCTCGCTCTGCCCGGTAATGTCCCATGAAAACGCAATGGTCTCGCCATCGGGCGACAGGTTGGCTGAACCCGGACCGCCAGCGAGCAGATAGCGCGCAATGTCTGCCGGGTATTCGCCCGCGCGGCCCAACGTCACGGCGCCGCCATCAGGCTCCATCGCCTCAATCGACAGGTCCGCGCCCTTTGCGCCCCCGAACGTCTCCTCTGCATCTTGCGCATAGGCAGCGGACGACAGCGACAGCGCGGTTGCGGCGAGCAGAATGGATCGGATCATGGATGCCTCGTGGTTTGCTTTTCGAAACGAGAGTTTCGCACGCGAGCCTAGAGCATCGTGTTGTGTGTGCAATCCTGCGATTGGCAGGGAAGCGCCTGGAAATTACTTTCCGGCGAGCTTCTTTTCCAGCTCGGCCACCTTGGCTTCGAGAGCGTCAGCCTGTTCGCGGGCCTTTTGTGCCATCGCCTTGACCGTGTCGAATTCCTCACGGCTGACGAAATCCATGCCGCCCATCGCCTCGCGCATACGTTCGCGAGCGCTTTCGCGCGCTTCACGCGTCATGCCGGCCATGGTGCCAGCGGCGCTGTTAGCGAGTTTGACGAAATCGGCGATGATCGGGTTCTGGCTTTGCATGGCTCGCTATTTGGCGACGAGCGTTGCGATTGTCCAGAACCAACCCATCAAAACTCGATGCGCTCTACCGCCCCTTCGCCGGCATCCGCACCGCCATCGGGGTTGGCTTCGATGAACTGGTAGTTGAGCACTGCAGCAAAGCATACCCACGCAAGGTAAGGCAGCATCATCAGGGCAGCGATCTGGCGCACCCGCCAGAACGCGGCGATGACAAGCAGCAGGCTGACCGCGACATAGATCAGGACATAAAGGCCAAGGGTCATCTCCTGCATTCCAAAGAAGACCGGTGTCCATGCAAGATTGCCGATGAAATGGAGCGCGAACAATATGATTGCGAGGCCCCTGCCCGAAGCGCCCCACGCGCTCACCACAAGCGCAAGCGCAAAGCCGACGATGACGTAAAGGATGCCCCAAACGATCCCGAATGCCGCGGTTGGCGGGAAGATCGCGGGCTTGGTCAGGCTTTGAAACCAGACCGTGTCGGGACTTCCCAACTGACCGGCGGTAAAGCCCAGCAACACTATCAACGGAACCAGAAACAACGACCAGCGCAGGAAACTTGCCCGCAGCTGGGCTTTCGAAGCCAGAAAATTCATCTCGTCTCCCAACATAGTCGAGCCGCTTTCAAACGGCTCGCCGTGCCCTGTTTCCGCGTCCCCGCTAGCGCGCCTTGATTCGCAATGAGTCGCGCACTCAGCGGGCGATACACGAGCGAATAAGGCACGCCAAACCCTGCACGCACGGCCTGTGCGCAGACCGCGCCGATTTGGGACATTGCTCCTCAAAATCAGTGAATTGAGCGGCGCGAGGCGCGGATCGATCAGGCCGACATGATTAACAGCGTTCGCGCTTTCGCCACATTGTGATAGCTTCGCCACATTCTTGCCGTGATTCGGGGCGCCGTTCGGCAGGAATTTCCACTCGCGCGCCTCACCTTTGCCAACTGAGCCTTGGGTCGGGGGGAGGAAACCCGTGCAAGGTTCGATGAGGGGACGAATTAATGAAAAAGACCAACTTCGCATCGATGCTCGCCGTCGCTGGTGGCCTCGCAATCTCGACCGCAGCCTGCACCCCGCCGGCTGAAGAGGGCGACACCGCCGCTGACGAGACTTCGGTTGAAGAAGCTGCTGAAGAAGCTGCTGAAGAAGTCGCCGATGCTGCTTGTGAAGCTGCTGCAGAAGTCGCTTGCTGCGCCGCTGAAGGCTGCTGTGCAGCTGGTTGCTGTGCTGCTGAAGGCTGCTGTGCAGCTGGCTGCTGCGGTGCCGCCTAAGCGCACCTACGCATCAGCGTAATCACAATCCGGCCGGCGAGAACGAGAGTTGTCGCCGGCCGTTTTGCATTCTAGTCTCAGTGACATGGCAAGCTCCCCCGACACAATTTCTGCCCCGCCCTCCAGGCCCTTGACCACCGTCGAGGCCGCGCATGTGGTGATCGAAACCATCACGCAGATGGCGCAGGAGCAAAAACCGCTGATGCTGCGCGTCGTGCCCGAGGAAGGCGCGAATTTCTGGAAGCATTATCCGATCAAGGACGCGCGCGACAAATACTGCAAATCGCGCTGGTACTACCACGTCCATGCGCCCGGCGGCCGCGACACGGATGAACACGGGCATTTCCACCTGTTCCTCCACCGCACCCAGTTGCCCGAGGGGCTGGAACCGAAGGTGTGGCCGCCACAGGGCGAGGATTGCAAGGCGCACGTGACGCATGTGATCGGCCTGTCGATCGACACCAACGGCATCCCGCGCGCCTGGTTCACGGTGAACCGCTTCGTGACCAACGAATTCCTGTTCCCCGCCGACGTGATGATCGAGCACCTGCCCGATTTCAACACCGACCACACGCCCGAAGACGACCTCGTGAACCGCTTCGTCACTGCAATGGTCGCGCTTTACCGCGAAGAAATCGCCCAGCTCCTGCGCGAACGCGACGAAAAGCAGGCGGAACTGGTCGCACAGCATGGCGAAAAGGCAGCATACGAGAAGGACAGCGGGATCGAAGTGCTCTCGCAAATCCCGATCGACCTTGATGCCAAGCTCGGTTCGCTGGAGCTGGAGTAGCCCTCGGTTCGGCTAGCCCCGCCGCGCCGAAATCAGGAATTCTACATTGCCCTGCGGGCCGGTGATCGGGCTTTCGACAATGCCTTCGATGTCCCAGCCAAGCCCCTCCAACCATTGACGAACCTCGTTGCAGACCCGTTCGTGCAGGGCCGGGTCGCGGACCACTCCGCCTTTGCCGACCTCGCGCTTTTCAACCTCGAATTGCGGCTTGATCAGCGCGACCAGCTGGCATTGCGGGGCCGCCAGTTCGAGCGGGCGTTCAAGCACCTTGGCCAGCCCGATAAAGCTCGCATCGCAAACCACCCAGTTGCATGACCGGTCAATGTGATCGCGGGTCAGGATGCGCGCGGAGGTCTGTTCGTGGACGGTCACGCGGCTGTCCTGGCGCAGCTTCCATGCGAGCTGGTTGGTCCCGCTATCGACCGCGAAGACATGCACTGCGCCCTTGGTGAGCAGCACGTCGGTGAAGCCGCCGGTTGAGCTGCCCACGTCGATCGCAACCGCGCCCGATGGATCGATGTCGAAATGCTCGATCGCATGCGCCAGCTTGATCCCGCCGCGGCTGACCCACGGATGGTCGCGCCCTCGCACTTCGAGCGCGGCATCCTCGGCGACCTGCTGGCCGGGCTTTGCCACCTTCTCCTCGCCGACGAAAACGACGCCCGCCATCACCAGAGCCTGCGCGCGCGTGCGGCTCTCGGCAAGTTCGCGTTCGACCAGCAAGTGATCGACACGCTTCCTGGCCTGTTTCTTCTGAGGATTTTTCTTATCAGTCATGGACCCAAACGCCGTTAGCGCGCATTTAGTGGGCATGAAAGCTTGTCTCTTGCACGCCGTCGGCGCCATTGCCCTTACCTTTGGTATTGCAGCCTGCGTTCCGAGCGCTGAGCCGCCTGCCCCGTCGCCGCCTCCTCCGCCGGTCGCAACGCCAACGCCCACACCAACCCCGACGCCCACGCCGGTCGTTCAGGAGCCGCGCTACG includes these proteins:
- a CDS encoding glycosyltransferase family 2 protein, with protein sequence MSLELAIILPTLNERGNLAPLVERIEAALDSVAGDGGWEVLIVDDDSKDGTADEGRDLARSDHRVRVIQRIGRRGLASAAIEGFCATAAPFAAVMDADHQHDPALLAGMLAALKAGEADICVASRFAEGASTADWQQPERERLSTFANRIARGITGVDLTDPMSGYFMLPTATARALVPRLSGIGFKILLDLLATSDAPMRVKEFPLKFAKRREGESKLDRAIAFDFLAGLYDKTLGRVIPTRFALFGTVGGLGVIVHYAVLATLFPHMTATFWKAQLGAVLVAMSFNFWLNNWLTYRDRRLKGWGEFLRGWAGFCLTCAVGGFANVAVATLLQSQGLFWALAALAGILIGSVWNYALSSRFVWGRF
- a CDS encoding phospholipid carrier-dependent glycosyltransferase; amino-acid sequence: MSEAQAQPVQNAPESLHRAHESAPEHSADPWGWCLLIPAIFALIAGFRLTTPSAPYFDEVHYLPAAREFLNAWAGVTGEYVNREHPLLGKELIALGMYVFGDNPFGWRIMSLIAGIVAVGASMRAMWHTSEDRFATVAFGILLVTGFHLLIHARIAMLDIFMAAFLSIAAWQFAAAIREPETGRQRLIVTGIAIGCALGSKWNAVPLAMVPGLTFFAARLSAGRRRLLTSRRGVPVPGISLVEAFVWLGILPIAVYALTFMPGHWLGSELRPSPLTELGLIGLHGDMLALQQQVLAPHSYQSNWPQWVMNTRGIWYLYEFVDEAQRGVLLIGNPLTMLLGLPAIVWCFVAGLYRSDWAKIAMVVGYGVSLGLWLIAPKPVQFYYHYVMPSMFLLGALALSLSDVRQAGWSRSAYGVIAASVAVFAVFYKILTAAPLDGPMSFADWTWIAGWR
- a CDS encoding accessory factor UbiK family protein, with protein sequence MQSQNPIIADFVKLANSAAGTMAGMTREARESARERMREAMGGMDFVSREEFDTVKAMAQKAREQADALEAKVAELEKKLAGK
- a CDS encoding DNA repair protein RecO, whose product is MNISVPAILVAARAHGETAVIARLMTEEHGLVAAYVAGGRGRQLRPVVIPGNSVEAEIRSKSDNQLPFARIELSTSRAAWMTEPLPAAAIGWACALTASTLAERNPYPSLYSALEALLEAICHAPSARGWLAAMVAFEAMLLRELGYGGEKPDMAADLDTQFEAFRQLHRPIRDYLLAGNPRDVMAARNALGERLKRMIE
- a CDS encoding TspO/MBR family protein; the encoded protein is MNFLASKAQLRASFLRWSLFLVPLIVLLGFTAGQLGSPDTVWFQSLTKPAIFPPTAAFGIVWGILYVIVGFALALVVSAWGASGRGLAIILFALHFIGNLAWTPVFFGMQEMTLGLYVLIYVAVSLLLVIAAFWRVRQIAALMMLPYLAWVCFAAVLNYQFIEANPDGGADAGEGAVERIEF
- a CDS encoding S9 family peptidase, with amino-acid sequence MIRSILLAATALSLSSAAYAQDAEETFGGAKGADLSIEAMEPDGGAVTLGRAGEYPADIARYLLAGGPGSANLSPDGETIAFSWDITGQSELWVMPASGGVPRQVTFETGVGAPVWTPDGSALFYSADRDGNEQPGYFVLTPDGMSETEILPAARGDFRIFGGFAEDGSFIYASTARGAGVFDIYRGTMDGASELLVESELGLAARSISPDGKYAIVTEAVGEDADNLYLLDLETKEMTTISKPPVEDRASHTLGGFEWWPNSRGFYFSTNLGREYGALSFYDVESGSFEMVFGSDRDVENLELCGAGGGGSTLYWTENDDGFDRLRGWQVVEKRPIAMPEMPEGTYALDCEAEGDLLIRVSGWQTPGELWMTNPVAGTAEKLFAANYAGLDPERLIRPQVVRYPARDGVELQGLLYLPEGAGTGDDAPPVVFSVHGGPSGQSQASFDPIAQYHVARGVAVFEPNVRGSTGLGRTYATLDDRENRLNSISDLVDLKNALAADGLIDGGRAAVMGGSYGGYAVNAVLAEYPGEFAAGVSLFGVADWITALEVASPALKASDRIEYGDITEDRWREFYRVNSPIRKADQIRVPVLYSHGVMDPRIDIYETEVMVKTLRENGVEAPFVRIPDEGHGWRKLSNQLFYYRKQAEFIEEQLGLAEAE
- the leuB gene encoding 3-isopropylmalate dehydrogenase → MKIAILPGDGIGPEVTREAVKVLEAVNLPGLTLFEGDVGGIAYKRHGHPLPPETLTIAKSCDAVLFGAVGDPDCDRLDRHLRPEQAILGLRKELDLFANLRPAKVYEGLEHLSPLKPEIAGQLDMMIVRELTGDVYFGDKGERVAIDGTREGWDMMSYSESEVSRIARVAFRTARAGDDKYRVTSVDKANVLETSQVWRDTVNAAAGAHPDIELAHMYVDNAAMQIISNPGSFGVILTGNLFGDILSDLASAAVGSIGLLASASMGERRTEYGIFGLYEPIHGSAPDIAGKGIANPMATILSAAMMLRHSFGLEGEAARIEAAVEKALSDGFLGGDLGGEHGTQAIGDAVRERL
- a CDS encoding TlyA family RNA methyltransferase is translated as MTDKKNPQKKQARKRVDHLLVERELAESRTRAQALVMAGVVFVGEEKVAKPGQQVAEDAALEVRGRDHPWVSRGGIKLAHAIEHFDIDPSGAVAIDVGSSTGGFTDVLLTKGAVHVFAVDSGTNQLAWKLRQDSRVTVHEQTSARILTRDHIDRSCNWVVCDASFIGLAKVLERPLELAAPQCQLVALIKPQFEVEKREVGKGGVVRDPALHERVCNEVRQWLEGLGWDIEGIVESPITGPQGNVEFLISARRG